The Seriola aureovittata isolate HTS-2021-v1 ecotype China chromosome 3, ASM2101889v1, whole genome shotgun sequence genome includes a region encoding these proteins:
- the man2b1 gene encoding lysosomal alpha-mannosidase, with product MIRASFFFSNMAAGALQLAVALLSLFSAVLSFPLGPETKHTTTCGYESCHATKPNMLNVHLVPHTHDDVGWLKTVDQYFYGDRNDIQHAGVQYILDSVVDQLLKNPDRRFIYVETAFFYRWWKRQSSSAQQTVKQLVNEGRLEFVNGGWCMSDEATTHYSAVIDQMTIGLRFLNETFGACGRPRVAWHIDPFGHAREHASMFAQMGYDGFFFGRLDYQDRMHRMVQKEQELLWRASDSLTPPTADLFTGILPNGYNPPEGFCWDQSCDDPPIRDDPDLEDYNVDDVVMRFLTIANSQATVYKTNHIIMTMGSDFQYENANLWYKNLDKLIHYVNAQQANGSKVNVLYSTPSCYLQELHRANLTWALKTDDFFPYADSAHDFWTGYFTSRPALKRYERISNSNLQTCNQLEVLGGPASRQGPFGEGESQTMKKAMAVAQHHDAVSGTEKQHVANDYARRLANGWQRCQVLVSNSLAALSGSSAKRIYCDNLNISVCPLTESSKKFSVSVYNPLARPVTRPVRLPVNGTAYAVSDANGKAVDCQVVPVSRATREVRRNRGFAVNELVFQVQAPPLGYSTYSVSLRQAGPRPASAQPGAPTVIQNKFLRVTFDPDTGLLSSLSNLETKQSIKLTQNFYWYNASDGNNLESNQPSGAYIFRPNSSTPFVISRTAKTETIQTSVVQEVRQWFAPWVSQVVRLHGDSRALELEWTVGPLPIDDGLGKEVITRLDTSIKTSEIFYTDSNGREVLQRKKDFRPTWNLMQSEPIAGNYYPINSRAFIKDDVDQLTVVTDRSQGGGSIHNGSLEIMLHRRLLHDDVRGVAEPLNETSNIFPEGLVVRGRLLLSLDPPSVAADAHRPLAQEVVMQPLLTFTNGDLSPNTRLEFSGLQAALPPAVHLLTLTQWDKDSVLLRLEHQFQSWESKVNSQPVTVNLQKLFSTLDVLGMSELNLSANQWKDEMMRFSWTPQKEEKPLLKTFQDPSTWEVTLRPMEIRTFLLRVSLR from the exons ATGATTCgcgcttcattttttttttccaacatggCGGCCGGAGCGCTGCAGCTGGCTGTGgctctcctgtctctcttcagtGCGGTTTTAAGTTTCCCTCTTGGACcggaaacaaaacacacaacaacatgcgGATACGAG tcaTGTCATGCCACCAAACCCAACATGCTGAATGTCCACCTGGTCCCTCACACTCATGATGACGTGGGCTGGCTCAAGACCGTGGACCAGTACTTCTATGGAG ACCGTAACGACATCCAGCATGCGGGGGTGCAGTACATCCTGGACTCGGTGGTGGATCAGCTGTTGAAGAACCCAGACAGGAGGTTCATCTACGTGGAGACGGCGTTCTTCTACCGCTGGTGGAAACGGCAGAGCTCCAGCGCGCAGCAGACGGTCAAACAGCTGGTAAATGAAG GGCGTCTGGAGTTCGTGAATGGGGGCTGGTGCATGAGTGACGAGGCCACTACTCACTACAGCGCCGTCATCGACCAGATGACCATAGGCCTGAGGTTCCTCAATGAGACGTTCGGGGCTTGCGGTCGTCCCCGGGTGGCCTGGCACATTGACCCGTTTGGCCACGCCCGTGAACACGCCTCCATGTTTGCACAG ATGGGATATGACGGCTTCTTCTTCGGCCGTCTGGACTACCAGGACCGGATGCACAGGATGGTGCAGAAGGAGCAGGAGCTTCTGTGGAGAGCCTCAGACAGCCTGACCCCCCCCACGGCCGACCTCTTCACCG GGATCCTTCCCAACGGTTACAACCCTCCCGAGGGCTTCTGCTGGGACCAGTCCTGTGATGACCCACCAATCAGAGACGACCCTGACCTGGAGGACTATAATGTTGATGATGTGGTGATGCGCTTCCTCACCATCGCCAACAGTCag gccACGGTGTATAAGACGAATCACATCATCATGACCATGGGCTCAGACTTCCAGTACGAGAACGCCAACCTGTGGTACAAGAACCTGGACAAGCTGATCCACTACGTCAACGCCCAGCAGGCCAACGGCAGCAAAGTCAACGTGCTCTATTCCACCCCGTCCTGTTACCTCCAGGAGCTGCACCGAGCGAACCTCACCTG GGCTTTGAAGACGGACGACTTTTTCCCTTACGCAGACAGCGCTCATGATTTCTGGACCGGCTACTTCACCAGCCGACCGGCGCTGAAGCGTTACGAGAGGATCAGCAACAGCAATCTGCAG ACGTGTAACCAGCTGGAGGTGCTCGGTGGCCCGGCCTCCAGGCAGGGACCCTTTGGGGAAGGCGAGAGCCAGACCATGA AGAAGGCCATGGCGGTGGCTCAGCATCACGACGCGGTGTCGGGCACTGAGAAGCAACACGTGGCCAACGACTACGCCAGGAGGCTGGCTAACGGCTGGCAGCGCTGTCAG gtttTGGTCAGTAACAGTCTGGCTGCTCTGAGCGGCTCGTCTGCCAAGCGGATCTACTGTGACAACctcaacatcagtgtgtgtcccCTCACCGAGTCCAGCAAAaag TTCTCAGTCAGCGTGTACAACCCTCTGGCTCGGCCCGTCACTCGGCCCGTCAGGCTGCCCGTCAATGGAACAGCGTACGCGGTGTCTGACGCTAACGGCAAAGCTGTGgactgtcag gtggTTCCGGTGTCCAGAGCCACTCGGGAGGTGAGGAGGAACCGGGGCTTCGCCGTCAATGAGCTGGTGTTCCAGGTTCAGGCTCCTCCTCTGGGCTACAGCACATACTCTGTGTCCCTGCGTCAGGCGGGACCTCGGCCGGCCTCCGCGCAGCCTGGCGCCCCCACAGTGATCCAGAACAAG TTCCTGcgggtgacctttgacccagaTACCGGCCTGTTGAGCAGCCTCAGCAACCTGGAGACCAAACAGAGCATCAAGCTGACGCAGAACTTCTACTG GTACAACGCCAGTGACGGCAACAACTTGGAGAGTAACCAGCCCTCAGGAGCGTACATCTTCAGGCCCAACTCGTCCACGCCGTTCGTCATCAGCCGGACGGCCAAGACCGAGACGATCCAG ACCTCAGTGGTGCAGGAGGTGAGGCAGTGGTTTGCTCCCTGGGTGTCTCAGGTGGTTCGTCTCCACGGCGACAGCAGAGCTCTGGAGCTGGAGTGGACGGTCGGACCGCTGCCCATCGA cgACGGCCTGGGGAAGGAGGTGATCACCCGTCTAGACACCAGCATTAAAACCTCAGAGATCTTCTACACCGACTCCAACGGCAGAGAGGTGCTGCAGAGAAA GAAAGACTTCCGTCCAACATGGAATCTAATGCAGTCAGAGCCCATCGCTGGAAACTACTACCCCATCAACTCCCGCGCATTCATCAAG GATGATGTGGACCAACTCACCGTGGTGACCGATCGCTCTCAGGGAGGAGGCAGCATCCACAACGGCTCTCTGGAGATcatg CTCCACCGCCGCCTGCTGCATGATGATGTCCGCGGCGTTGCCGAGCCGCTCAACGAGACCTCCAACATCTTCCCAGAGGGGCTGGTGGTCCGCGGCCGCCTCCTGCTCTCCCTCGACCCCCCGTCTGTCGCCGCGGACGCACACCGGCCCCTGGCGCAGGAAGTGGTGATGCAGCCGCTGCTGACGTTCACCAACGGAGATCTGAGTCCAAACACCCGACTGGAG tTCTCAGGTCTTCAGGCTGCGCTGCCCCCTGCTGTCCACCTCCTCACACTGACGCAGTGGGACAAAGACTCGGTGCTGCTCAGGCTGGAGCATCAGTTCCAGAGCTGGGAGAGCAAAGTGAACTCACAACCCGTCACCGTCAACCTGCAG AAGCTGTTTTCCACTCTGGACGTGCTGGGCATGTCTGAGCTGAacctgtcagccaatcagtggAAAGACGAGATGATGCGTTTCAGCTGGACGCCACAGAAAG AGGAGAAGCCCCTGCTGAAGACGTTCCAGGACCCCTCCACGTGGGAGGTGACCTTGAGGCCGATGGAGATCCGAACCTTCCTGCTCAGGGTCAGCCTCAGATAG